The Mesomycoplasma flocculare ATCC 27399 genome includes a window with the following:
- a CDS encoding nicotinate phosphoribosyltransferase — protein sequence MSKSNKNKYISDYFLDSQKIIAKFNPKNIVILQFFQRREFAILAGMNEVLELLITNSDYKNYKIRYLKDGTRLGKKEVVLELEGPLHLFGHFEGMIDGILARSTSIATNAYLCKKAANNKDIIFMADRSDHYLMHEIDGKAARIGGVSLFSNLAQAGSLKSENFGSMPHALIQNFQGNLIEATRAYAKIFPEKELVALVDFNNDALTDSLAVLAEFGKKLAGIRIDTSKNIADKMFVTPQSDEFGINAKLVKKLRHELDKNHGKHVKIIVSSGLNPLKIKKLEDQNAPIDAYGVGEYMLRIRHHFSADATVLNNQKIAKFGRFYRKNPKLITFDYEK from the coding sequence ATGTCTAAATCAAATAAAAACAAATATATATCCGACTATTTTTTAGATAGCCAAAAAATTATTGCAAAATTTAACCCTAAAAACATTGTAATTTTGCAGTTTTTTCAACGCCGTGAGTTTGCAATTCTTGCAGGAATGAATGAGGTTTTGGAATTGCTAATCACAAATAGCGACTATAAAAATTACAAAATTCGTTATTTAAAAGACGGAACTCGGCTTGGCAAAAAGGAAGTTGTTCTTGAACTAGAAGGACCTTTGCATCTTTTTGGCCATTTTGAAGGAATGATTGACGGAATTTTGGCACGCTCAACATCTATCGCCACAAACGCCTATTTATGCAAAAAGGCTGCTAATAATAAGGATATTATTTTTATGGCTGACCGTTCTGATCATTATCTAATGCATGAAATCGATGGAAAAGCCGCGCGAATAGGGGGGGTTAGTTTATTTAGCAATTTAGCTCAAGCTGGAAGTTTAAAATCTGAAAATTTTGGTTCTATGCCTCATGCTTTAATCCAAAATTTTCAAGGAAATTTAATTGAAGCTACCCGGGCATATGCAAAAATTTTTCCTGAAAAAGAATTAGTTGCACTTGTTGATTTTAATAACGATGCACTAACAGATTCGCTCGCTGTTCTTGCCGAGTTTGGAAAAAAATTAGCTGGTATTAGAATCGATACTTCAAAAAATATTGCTGATAAAATGTTTGTGACGCCGCAAAGTGATGAATTTGGTATTAATGCTAAATTAGTTAAAAAACTTCGTCATGAACTCGATAAAAATCATGGAAAACACGTAAAAATTATCGTTTCATCCGGACTTAACCCGCTAAAAATAAAAAAACTAGAAGATCAAAATGCACCAATTGATGCCTATGGTGTTGGTGAATATATGTTACGAATACGTCATCATTTTAGTGCTGATGCAACTGTTTTAAACAATCAAAAAATCGCTAAATTTGGTCGTTTTTACCGAAAAAACCCAAAATTAATCACTTTTGATTATGAAAAATAA
- a CDS encoding tRNA1(Val) (adenine(37)-N6)-methyltransferase gives MKNNLELNNLGYNDDLKIWQDKNSFNYSVDTILLGNFISLNKKIKTALEVGTNNGALAIFVAHRKVSLKIDALEINENAVKLAKKNIKLNKKLQQINLIHDDFNQFWPKHNKKQLQKYDLIFANPPYFKIGTKKTKKVSQGFLNAIYEFSLNLAQLIYGSSKIIQQKGKFALVLPIERFVDLIELLRQNHFEPKKIQFVISRVGSSPKFALVEAEFKGQWGTNYLHNLYLHPKNKNLHIYRKEIQKLYVVRKAKNE, from the coding sequence ATGAAAAATAATCTTGAACTCAATAATTTAGGTTATAATGACGATCTTAAAATTTGACAGGATAAAAATAGCTTTAATTACTCAGTTGATACAATTTTACTAGGCAATTTTATTAGCCTAAACAAAAAAATAAAAACTGCTCTTGAAGTTGGGACAAATAACGGGGCACTTGCTATTTTTGTTGCTCATAGAAAAGTTTCTTTAAAAATTGATGCTCTTGAAATCAACGAAAACGCTGTTAAATTAGCAAAAAAAAATATTAAACTTAATAAAAAACTTCAGCAAATTAATCTTATTCACGATGATTTTAACCAATTTTGACCCAAACACAATAAAAAACAACTACAAAAATACGATCTTATTTTTGCTAACCCACCTTATTTTAAAATTGGTACAAAAAAAACTAAAAAAGTTAGCCAGGGATTTTTAAATGCAATTTACGAATTTTCGCTTAATTTAGCGCAATTAATTTACGGTTCAAGTAAGATTATTCAACAAAAAGGAAAATTTGCTTTAGTTTTACCAATCGAACGTTTTGTTGATTTAATTGAATTGCTGCGACAAAACCATTTTGAACCAAAAAAAATACAATTTGTAATTAGCCGTGTTGGTTCTAGCCCAAAATTTGCCTTAGTTGAAGCAGAATTTAAAGGGCAATGAGGCACAAACTACCTTCATAATCTATATTTGCATCCAAAAAATAAAAATTTACATATTTATCGCAAAGAAATTCAAAAACTCTATGTCGTCAGAAAGGCCAAAAATGAGTAA
- the metG gene encoding methionine--tRNA ligase, with amino-acid sequence MSKKFYITTPIYYASGNLHIGHLYSSTLAWVIRNFKKMSGFEAKMLTGADEHGHKISQLAEKNNLEPQEFVNKNVEKFKLLWEKFDIDYDYFQRTTSESHKNFVRRIFMKMTTNNDIFKGKYQGFYSISDEEFLTSTQAIYKNGSYYHPVSGAKMEIISEDSYFFRIEKFQKWLENFLDKNSNFIFDPKIAKELRQNFLQKGLENLSVTRKNLKWGISLSQQFTNQTIYVWLDALFSYLSIFSDEINLDLPKEENFWNNAEQIVHVVGKEIARFHCIYWPIFLKSLDLRLPTTILTHGWLITSEGKMSKSKGNVINPLDLLEEFDPEIIKFYFSSQINTNNDSIFDKNLLENFYNSFFVNTLGNLISRTVALILKYFSSPLIFRIDYLDWIDINFYEKILLTLDDFCNLFNQFRIEEAFRIVIELAKNLNRFFDIKQLWMEKNLQKLSASLILVLNGIYAIATFLNIAMPKKINEILDFIGIKEANFRMITKLDKFNEINFKKLESPFFPRKKY; translated from the coding sequence ATGAGTAAAAAGTTTTACATAACAACACCAATTTATTATGCAAGCGGAAATTTACATATTGGACATCTTTATAGTTCGACATTAGCCTGAGTAATCAGAAATTTCAAAAAAATGTCTGGTTTTGAGGCTAAAATGTTAACCGGGGCTGACGAGCACGGCCATAAAATAAGTCAGTTAGCCGAAAAAAACAATCTAGAACCACAAGAATTTGTTAACAAAAATGTAGAAAAATTTAAACTTTTATGAGAAAAATTTGATATTGACTATGATTATTTTCAAAGAACAACTTCTGAGAGTCATAAGAATTTTGTTAGAAGAATTTTTATGAAAATGACTACAAATAACGATATTTTTAAGGGCAAATATCAAGGGTTTTATTCAATAAGTGATGAAGAATTCTTAACCTCGACTCAAGCTATCTATAAAAATGGTAGTTATTACCATCCAGTAAGTGGCGCAAAAATGGAAATAATTAGCGAAGATTCCTATTTTTTTAGAATAGAAAAGTTTCAAAAGTGGCTGGAAAATTTTCTTGATAAAAATTCGAATTTTATTTTTGATCCAAAAATTGCCAAGGAATTAAGACAAAATTTTTTACAAAAAGGTCTTGAAAATTTATCTGTTACAAGAAAAAACCTAAAATGAGGAATCTCTCTTTCTCAGCAATTCACAAATCAAACAATTTATGTCTGACTTGATGCGCTTTTTAGTTATTTATCAATTTTTAGTGATGAGATTAACCTTGATTTGCCAAAAGAGGAAAATTTTTGGAATAATGCAGAACAAATTGTTCATGTTGTTGGCAAAGAAATTGCCCGTTTTCATTGTATTTATTGACCAATTTTTCTAAAATCTCTTGATTTACGCTTGCCAACAACAATTTTAACTCACGGCTGACTAATTACATCTGAGGGCAAAATGTCAAAATCAAAAGGAAATGTGATAAACCCACTTGATTTGCTTGAAGAATTTGATCCTGAAATTATCAAATTCTATTTTTCAAGCCAAATAAATACTAATAATGACAGCATTTTTGACAAGAATTTACTAGAAAATTTTTATAATTCTTTTTTTGTAAACACACTTGGAAATTTAATAAGTCGTACAGTCGCCCTTATTTTAAAATATTTTAGCAGCCCTTTAATTTTTAGAATTGACTATCTTGATTGAATTGATATCAATTTTTATGAGAAAATTTTGCTAACTCTTGATGATTTTTGCAATTTATTTAATCAATTTCGAATTGAAGAAGCATTTAGAATAGTAATTGAACTTGCCAAAAATCTGAACAGATTTTTCGATATTAAGCAACTTTGGATGGAAAAAAACCTGCAAAAGTTATCTGCAAGTCTGATCTTAGTTCTAAATGGAATATATGCAATAGCCACTTTTTTAAATATTGCAATGCCTAAAAAAATTAATGAAATACTTGATTTTATTGGAATTAAAGAGGCAAATTTTAGAATGATAACTAAATTAGACAAATTTAATGAAATAAATTTTAAAAAATTAGAAAGCCCATTTTTTCCTAGAAAAAAATATTAA
- a CDS encoding ECF transporter S component, giving the protein MLAILRTFTNPIKNFVIKNRRIFLFSSFELVISGFLMAMFLIISFFFKIALPKRFNIAFELPFYVLIGIIFRWFKGLIVAFSFDFSKLLLTNRVVFWTWEYGIIPILIAIISSLIFSLAYRKDIILIFLLCLTYIIVIFVFFYYLYAEESQIKKTAKDWKNLFTKKFVLSLIASFGIILSLFTTILLIWYWKTRIKMLKIALITVFVLSFCFLIFRWLWHPYAFVQYYNRFLNRTGRDRLIQNYFFFYLTPIILKSTISFPIYALILIRLVPLVQHLNKKHNYRWILGY; this is encoded by the coding sequence ATGCTAGCAATCTTAAGAACTTTTACAAACCCGATTAAAAATTTTGTGATAAAAAATCGCAGAATTTTTCTTTTTTCTAGTTTTGAATTAGTAATATCAGGTTTTTTAATGGCGATGTTTTTAATTATTAGCTTTTTTTTCAAAATAGCACTTCCAAAACGATTCAATATTGCCTTTGAATTACCTTTTTATGTTTTGATTGGTATAATTTTTCGTTGATTTAAAGGTTTGATTGTCGCTTTTAGCTTTGATTTTAGCAAATTATTACTAACAAATCGTGTTGTTTTTTGAACTTGGGAATATGGGATTATACCAATTTTAATCGCAATAATTTCATCCCTAATATTTAGTTTAGCTTATAGAAAAGATATTATTTTAATATTTTTGCTTTGCTTAACCTATATAATCGTAATTTTTGTTTTTTTTTATTATTTATACGCTGAAGAAAGCCAAATTAAAAAAACAGCAAAAGATTGGAAAAATCTTTTCACAAAAAAATTTGTTCTAAGTCTAATTGCAAGTTTTGGAATTATTTTATCCTTGTTTACGACGATTTTATTAATTTGATATTGGAAAACCCGAATAAAAATGTTAAAAATAGCTTTAATAACTGTTTTTGTTCTCAGTTTTTGTTTCTTAATTTTTCGTTGACTTTGGCATCCATATGCTTTTGTCCAATACTATAATCGTTTTTTAAATAGAACAGGACGAGATCGTTTAATTCAAAATTATTTCTTTTTTTATTTAACACCAATTATTTTAAAATCCACCATTTCATTCCCTATTTATGCATTAATTTTAATTCGGTTAGTCCCATTAGTACAACATTTAAATAAAAAACATAATTATCGTTGAATTTTAGGTTATTAA
- the rnc gene encoding ribonuclease III: MQNYNKVREFLKRIKIKPNSINIYIQALTHKSYNFTNPDAPNYEMLEFLGDSAINYAISRVIYDNYKSEGHSSQLRSTLTSTTALAEACQNLGLIELVLLGKGAYDIRDNNKLKADIFESFCAAILLDQGFKKLDEFLAEYLYKKVNFAKEKQYKDPKSIFQEKIQAFSSSNKINYLAFKLADGTFRVDLFWEHKKYGIGYGKSIKEAEFAAAANALSIFASDND, from the coding sequence ATGCAAAATTATAATAAGGTTCGTGAGTTTTTAAAAAGAATAAAAATAAAACCAAATTCGATTAATATTTACATTCAAGCATTAACTCACAAAAGTTATAATTTTACAAATCCTGATGCGCCTAATTACGAAATGCTTGAATTCCTAGGTGATTCAGCAATTAATTATGCAATTTCTCGAGTAATTTATGATAACTATAAAAGTGAGGGTCATTCCAGCCAACTTCGATCAACGCTTACATCAACAACTGCTCTTGCTGAAGCATGTCAAAATCTTGGGCTAATTGAGCTTGTTCTTCTTGGCAAAGGAGCATATGATATCCGTGATAATAACAAACTAAAAGCTGATATTTTTGAATCGTTTTGTGCAGCAATTTTATTAGATCAAGGCTTTAAAAAATTAGATGAATTTCTTGCTGAATATTTATATAAGAAAGTAAATTTTGCAAAAGAAAAACAGTATAAAGACCCAAAGTCAATTTTTCAAGAAAAAATTCAAGCATTTTCCTCTTCAAATAAAATTAACTATTTGGCTTTTAAGCTAGCTGATGGGACTTTTCGTGTTGACCTTTTTTGAGAACACAAAAAATACGGAATTGGCTATGGCAAATCAATAAAGGAAGCAGAATTTGCCGCAGCTGCTAATGCATTAAGTATTTTTGCTAGCGACAATGACTAA
- a CDS encoding Mhp366/Mhp367 family surface (lipo)protein, with translation MTKRRKILLSAVLFFSIAIGIGGYFSYLNFFNSSPKNIFTGLDLVLVDKKTKIKDPKLEEIKDYKESDFIKFNSWAVHANDKNDDLNIELGQKESFFSELSSFDLKKIKQNNIIFPEGYKGFDFNTDNNFVTKENNEKFLGSENDNLLVYDLNYPKINELIQEKEAFKSDILNQKFTIFDSKARNKIFKINKIGVYSQPLKSEEYDWIYQKNVKFKTGTAAILDASHDKALLITNYHVIKPSEYSYKDETFEINSQNLRFWNKLGGNFLEWYDNGKIYSLDRDNTALLFYLKEVFEKKIVQPDHAKVIKYLIDFYNNYFEIPSNFDDKKFDIGIFYFNYKKFNEDLKSLAKFYYDKKAEILKKIQQNNKVDNLSDKNKGSIESKFNDFLISYQNFINFWEKMSKEKPVEISEKVWKKGDYSYDLNISLFWPKAKIMKNNFKGVFANDPQENFSRLSLYFYTNNGPGASGSGVFNKKGELQFINAFGLINNFYNNDSKVEKNYYDKLNTNISLSGGVPLVTEEYNLASSIKSFYPSKQKNAFSFIKNEDVKVIDVLKQKTRKILL, from the coding sequence ATGACAAAGAGGCGGAAAATTTTGCTTTCAGCAGTGTTGTTTTTTTCAATTGCTATTGGAATTGGTGGTTATTTTAGTTATCTTAATTTTTTTAACAGCTCACCTAAAAACATCTTCACAGGGCTTGATTTAGTCCTTGTGGATAAAAAGACAAAAATAAAAGACCCCAAATTAGAAGAGATTAAAGATTATAAAGAAAGTGATTTTATTAAATTCAATAGCTGAGCAGTGCATGCTAACGACAAAAACGATGATTTAAACATCGAATTAGGACAAAAAGAGTCATTTTTTTCTGAGCTTTCAAGTTTTGATCTTAAAAAAATCAAGCAAAATAACATAATATTCCCCGAAGGATATAAAGGTTTTGATTTTAATACTGACAATAATTTTGTCACAAAAGAAAATAATGAAAAATTCCTTGGATCTGAAAATGATAATCTATTAGTATATGATCTTAATTACCCCAAAATCAATGAACTTATTCAGGAAAAAGAAGCTTTTAAATCTGATATTTTAAATCAAAAATTCACAATTTTTGACTCAAAAGCACGGAATAAAATTTTTAAAATTAATAAAATTGGTGTTTATTCTCAACCCCTAAAGTCAGAAGAATATGATTGAATTTATCAAAAAAATGTTAAATTCAAAACAGGAACAGCAGCAATTTTAGATGCAAGCCATGATAAAGCCCTGTTGATTACAAATTATCATGTAATAAAACCAAGCGAGTATAGTTATAAAGATGAAACTTTTGAAATAAACTCACAAAATTTAAGATTTTGGAATAAATTAGGTGGGAATTTTCTTGAATGATATGATAATGGTAAAATTTATAGTTTAGATCGCGATAATACCGCCTTACTTTTTTATCTAAAAGAGGTTTTTGAGAAAAAAATTGTTCAACCAGATCATGCAAAAGTTATCAAATATCTTATTGATTTTTATAACAATTATTTTGAAATTCCCTCCAATTTTGATGATAAAAAATTTGATATTGGTATATTTTATTTTAACTACAAAAAATTTAACGAAGATTTAAAAAGTTTAGCAAAATTTTATTATGATAAAAAGGCAGAAATATTAAAAAAAATCCAACAAAATAATAAAGTTGACAACCTTAGTGACAAAAATAAAGGCTCAATCGAATCTAAATTTAATGATTTTTTGATTTCATACCAAAATTTTATTAATTTTTGGGAAAAAATGAGTAAAGAGAAACCTGTCGAGATTTCTGAAAAAGTTTGAAAAAAAGGTGATTATAGTTACGATTTAAATATTTCATTATTCTGGCCTAAAGCAAAAATAATGAAAAACAATTTTAAAGGCGTTTTTGCAAACGATCCGCAGGAAAATTTTTCGCGACTTTCACTTTATTTTTACACAAATAATGGCCCTGGTGCATCTGGTTCTGGTGTTTTTAACAAAAAAGGCGAGTTGCAATTTATTAACGCTTTTGGATTAATTAATAATTTTTATAATAATGATTCTAAAGTCGAAAAAAATTATTATGATAAGCTAAACACAAACATTTCTTTATCAGGTGGCGTGCCACTTGTTACAGAAGAATATAATTTAGCTAGTTCGATAAAAAGTTTTTATCCATCTAAACAAAAAAATGCTTTTAGTTTTATTAAAAACGAAGATGTTAAAGTAATAGATGTTTTGAAACAAAAAACCCGCAAGATTTTACTTTAA
- a CDS encoding 3-keto-L-gulonate-6-phosphate decarboxylase UlaD: MALPLLQIALDNQSIEEAIITAKKAEKYIDIIEVGTILLAAEGKKAISAIKNIFPDKTIVADGKIADAGNIFGKMFFDAGADFTTVICAAETPTIKDLVILSKKYSQISGKNKEIQVEMTNNFTWEQVQDWQKVAVPQIVWHRPRDSQETGKKWGTKDIEIVKKLANCGFKITITGGVEVEDIKLFKDIPIYIFIAGRAIRDAKDPEAKAKEFKDEFKKYWS; this comes from the coding sequence ATGGCACTACCACTCTTGCAAATAGCGCTTGATAATCAAAGTATCGAAGAAGCGATTATAACAGCAAAAAAAGCAGAAAAATACATCGATATTATTGAGGTTGGCACAATTTTACTAGCAGCCGAAGGTAAAAAGGCAATATCCGCAATCAAAAATATTTTCCCTGATAAAACAATTGTTGCCGATGGGAAAATTGCTGATGCTGGAAACATTTTTGGAAAAATGTTTTTTGATGCAGGAGCAGATTTTACCACTGTAATTTGCGCAGCTGAGACTCCAACTATTAAAGATTTAGTTATTCTTTCAAAAAAATATTCCCAAATAAGTGGCAAAAATAAAGAAATTCAAGTGGAAATGACTAATAATTTTACCTGAGAACAGGTTCAAGACTGGCAAAAAGTGGCAGTTCCTCAGATTGTCTGACACCGCCCTCGTGATTCGCAAGAAACTGGCAAAAAATGAGGAACAAAGGACATTGAAATAGTAAAAAAACTAGCAAATTGCGGATTTAAAATAACAATTACAGGCGGGGTTGAAGTAGAAGATATCAAATTATTCAAAGATATCCCAATTTATATTTTTATCGCCGGGCGCGCAATTCGCGATGCTAAAGACCCAGAGGCAAAAGCAAAGGAATTCAAAGATGAGTTTAAAAAATACTGAAGCTAA
- a CDS encoding L-ribulose-5-phosphate 3-epimerase has protein sequence MSLKNTEANFFVGIYEKAIDKRFSFVDKIKIAKKAGFNFIEMSVDETDEFAARLDFSNKEISEIRTALFENDFYINSMCLSLHRKFPFGSADEKVREKSIEIMEKALILAKKLGISIIQLAAYDIYYEKEHQNSEIFFIKTMKKIVYLAKKYSITIAFESMDRKFAGTISRLLYLQKSIGGGVFLYPDLGNLTRFSNDLEAEIKLGKSEIVAFHFKDTLPNTFKNLDFGQGDVNFVNVFKYILNAKINVPFVIEMWHKPENFDQKTNFSHNFAIQVNIIKNARDFFEQQLRLAHESQG, from the coding sequence ATGAGTTTAAAAAATACTGAAGCTAATTTTTTTGTTGGTATCTACGAAAAAGCGATTGATAAGCGATTTTCATTTGTCGATAAAATTAAAATTGCAAAAAAAGCTGGTTTTAATTTTATCGAAATGTCAGTGGACGAAACTGATGAATTTGCGGCTCGTCTTGACTTTTCTAATAAAGAAATTAGTGAAATTCGAACAGCTTTATTCGAAAATGATTTTTACATAAATTCAATGTGTCTTTCATTACACCGCAAATTCCCTTTTGGCTCTGCTGATGAAAAAGTACGAGAAAAATCAATTGAAATCATGGAAAAAGCGCTGATTTTAGCAAAAAAATTAGGGATTTCAATTATTCAATTAGCCGCCTATGATATCTATTATGAAAAAGAACATCAAAATTCAGAAATTTTTTTCATAAAAACAATGAAAAAAATTGTTTATTTAGCAAAAAAATATAGTATAACTATAGCCTTTGAGTCAATGGATCGAAAATTTGCCGGAACGATTTCTCGCCTATTATACCTTCAAAAATCTATTGGTGGCGGTGTTTTTTTATATCCTGATCTTGGGAATTTAACGCGTTTTTCTAATGATTTAGAAGCAGAAATTAAACTAGGGAAAAGCGAGATTGTTGCTTTTCATTTCAAAGACACACTTCCAAATACATTTAAAAATCTAGACTTTGGTCAAGGCGATGTTAATTTTGTTAATGTATTTAAATACATTTTAAATGCAAAAATTAATGTTCCTTTTGTAATCGAAATGTGACATAAACCAGAAAATTTTGACCAAAAAACAAATTTTTCACACAATTTTGCAATACAGGTAAATATAATCAAAAATGCTCGCGATTTTTTTGAACAACAATTGAGGTTAGCCCATGAAAGTCAAGGATAA
- a CDS encoding L-ribulose-5-phosphate 4-epimerase, protein MKVKDKNELATLQKAVLEANLLLYNSKLALHTWGNVSAISKDRSYYVIKPSGIPYEKMQFSDMVAVDLENNVLESELNPSSDTPTHSLIYKADHRISAIVHTHSPFAVSWAQAGKEIPALGTTHADNFFGAIPCTDSLTDEQINGEYEHNTGLVILDHFRKNQLDFIATPGVLVKEHGPFCWSDKSAIDAVKLAMTFEEIAKMAFYTKLMNPLQNQANPVLQRKHYNRKHGKNAYYGQKK, encoded by the coding sequence ATGAAAGTCAAGGATAAAAACGAACTTGCAACATTACAAAAAGCGGTTTTAGAAGCAAACCTTTTATTATATAATTCAAAATTAGCCCTTCATACTTGAGGAAATGTTTCGGCAATTAGTAAAGATCGAAGTTATTATGTAATCAAGCCAAGCGGAATTCCGTATGAAAAAATGCAGTTTTCAGATATGGTTGCTGTTGATTTAGAAAATAATGTCCTTGAATCCGAATTAAATCCTTCAAGTGACACACCTACTCATTCTTTAATTTACAAAGCCGATCACCGAATTAGCGCAATTGTACACACTCATTCACCTTTTGCAGTTTCTTGAGCACAAGCGGGAAAAGAAATTCCAGCCCTAGGAACCACCCACGCTGATAATTTTTTTGGCGCGATTCCTTGTACTGATTCGCTAACTGATGAACAAATCAATGGTGAATACGAACATAATACAGGACTAGTAATTCTTGATCATTTTCGCAAAAACCAGCTTGATTTTATTGCAACTCCAGGAGTTTTAGTGAAAGAACACGGACCTTTTTGTTGGTCTGACAAATCAGCAATCGATGCTGTGAAATTAGCTATGACTTTTGAAGAAATAGCAAAAATGGCTTTCTATACAAAATTAATGAACCCTTTGCAAAATCAGGCAAACCCAGTTTTGCAAAGAAAACATTACAACCGCAAACACGGAAAAAACGCATATTATGGACAAAAAAAATAA